A region from the Kineothrix sp. IPX-CK genome encodes:
- a CDS encoding methyl-accepting chemotaxis protein, with translation MKKISTKFMAVIMIVAAIGLAGMGILVNNVNGIRVVSERILSGELQDYSEASEIAADFEIIHKSVLKHVMTAKETKMALAENDIKAKRKNVDALLASYATRLDEEKQEIYDELMAAYTIYLTELDNILEVSKSGDKSKAQTLVFSNITNYESQMETCLSQLQSLSLEKMEAGKQSVYAYTEQVPLVSTMSVSIVILAVAVAYLIAKWTIITPIKRTTKELNRIIKSIEEERGDLSLRVSEKSKDEIGVLAKGINRFLVILESIIGNMIDSCEQMGEAQGKVRENIHTTNSSAQNTSATTEELAAGMKCVTDNVAMVGEETRKVRLSAEAMANQAKEGTGYAGEIRQRAKGLQEKAIESREEAKNILAQIGSAVNDSIDDTKQIGKITELTEDILGVASQTNLLALNASIEAARAGEAGKGFAVVAEEIRMLADNSKQTANKIQNISEKVVTSVAQLSQEASKLLQFVSGKVMEDYEVLEHTGEQYFTDAATLHEIMVNIAQASDMLKQAMERVAETNEGITLTVNESAEGINNVVYNTLGVVDGMKEIDRALEGMVHAVSILESEIKVFDKKETE, from the coding sequence ATGAAAAAGATAAGTACGAAGTTTATGGCGGTTATTATGATAGTGGCGGCAATCGGACTTGCGGGAATGGGAATATTAGTTAATAATGTAAATGGAATACGTGTAGTATCGGAGCGCATTCTCTCGGGAGAGCTGCAGGATTATAGCGAGGCCTCCGAAATAGCAGCGGACTTCGAGATCATACATAAATCCGTGCTGAAGCATGTCATGACGGCCAAGGAGACGAAGATGGCTCTTGCCGAAAATGACATCAAGGCAAAACGTAAGAATGTGGATGCCCTTCTGGCATCTTATGCGACGAGGCTGGACGAAGAGAAGCAGGAAATCTACGACGAACTTATGGCTGCCTATACAATCTATCTGACGGAACTCGACAATATTCTGGAGGTCAGCAAGAGCGGGGATAAGTCTAAAGCGCAGACCTTGGTATTCAGCAATATTACCAATTACGAAAGTCAAATGGAGACTTGTCTTAGCCAGCTTCAAAGTCTGTCTCTAGAGAAAATGGAGGCAGGAAAACAGAGCGTGTATGCTTACACGGAGCAAGTGCCCCTCGTCAGCACTATGTCCGTGAGCATTGTGATATTGGCTGTTGCCGTGGCTTATCTTATCGCCAAGTGGACGATTATTACGCCCATCAAACGAACAACAAAAGAGCTGAACCGGATTATAAAGAGTATCGAGGAGGAACGGGGCGATTTGAGTCTCCGTGTATCGGAGAAGTCCAAGGACGAGATCGGCGTGTTGGCTAAGGGCATTAACCGTTTCCTCGTTATACTGGAGAGCATAATCGGAAATATGATAGATTCCTGTGAACAGATGGGTGAGGCACAGGGGAAAGTACGGGAGAACATCCATACAACAAATTCCAGCGCACAAAACACCTCGGCGACTACAGAGGAGCTGGCGGCGGGCATGAAATGTGTTACGGATAATGTGGCAATGGTCGGAGAGGAAACCAGGAAGGTGCGCTTGTCGGCTGAAGCCATGGCAAATCAGGCGAAGGAGGGTACCGGTTACGCGGGAGAAATCAGACAGCGTGCTAAGGGTCTTCAGGAAAAAGCAATAGAGAGCAGGGAAGAGGCGAAGAACATTCTGGCACAGATTGGCAGCGCAGTGAACGATTCCATAGATGACACCAAGCAAATAGGAAAGATCACAGAGCTGACCGAAGATATTCTGGGTGTAGCAAGCCAGACCAATCTTCTGGCCCTAAACGCTTCTATCGAGGCTGCGAGAGCGGGAGAAGCAGGCAAGGGCTTTGCCGTAGTAGCGGAGGAGATAAGGATGTTAGCCGATAATTCCAAGCAGACGGCGAATAAAATACAGAACATCAGTGAAAAGGTGGTAACGAGCGTGGCGCAGCTTTCACAGGAGGCCTCCAAACTGCTCCAGTTTGTAAGCGGCAAGGTAATGGAGGATTACGAGGTGCTGGAGCACACGGGAGAGCAATACTTCACGGATGCGGCGACCCTTCATGAAATCATGGTGAATATCGCCCAGGCCTCGGATATGCTCAAACAGGCTATGGAGCGTGTTGCGGAAACGAATGAGGGCATCACTTTAACGGTAAATGAAAGTGCAGAAGGAATAAATAACGTAGTATATAATACGCTGGGAGTGGTAGACGGAATGAAGGAAATTGATCGTGCTCTTGAGGGAATGGTCCATGCCGTAAGCATACTGGAAAGCGAAATCAAGGTATTTGACAAAAAAGAGACTGAATAA
- a CDS encoding GntR family transcriptional regulator, giving the protein MGKSQSKYMELVNWIKEQIASKTFLPGQKMYSENELKDMFHVSRQTVRHAIGVLESEGILIRIQGSGTYINDKRQANLENRTRISVVTTYVDGYIFPKTIQGIENVLFENGYSVQIAFTNNQNSREKTILEDILSRDEVAGVIMETTKSGIPNSSLYLYAELQKRGIPIIFINSYYPLLSIPHVSLNDRMAGRKVTEYLLEMGHRRIGGIFKLDDGQGHMRYAGYLEAMQSAGMEVEDSHVVWIDTEDIKHLEKKKGTILERLGGCSAVVCYNDQVAFELLGMLADAGLKVPEDISVVSIDDSELAVLGDVALTSVPHPMDKLGEKAANNLLRMIENPSYDGTYEFDAEIVCRDSVKKIV; this is encoded by the coding sequence GTGGGAAAAAGTCAATCAAAATATATGGAGCTTGTAAACTGGATAAAAGAACAGATTGCGTCCAAAACTTTTCTTCCGGGACAGAAGATGTACTCGGAGAATGAATTGAAGGATATGTTTCATGTCAGCAGGCAGACGGTGCGCCATGCAATCGGTGTCTTGGAGAGCGAGGGAATTCTCATCAGAATACAAGGCAGCGGAACATATATTAATGATAAAAGGCAGGCGAATCTGGAAAACCGGACGAGAATCTCAGTGGTAACGACCTATGTGGATGGATATATTTTTCCCAAGACGATACAAGGAATAGAGAATGTACTGTTTGAAAACGGTTATTCTGTCCAGATAGCCTTTACTAACAATCAAAACAGCAGGGAGAAAACAATTTTGGAGGATATCTTAAGCCGGGACGAAGTTGCCGGTGTCATTATGGAGACTACCAAAAGCGGCATTCCTAATTCCAGCTTATATCTATATGCGGAGTTGCAGAAACGGGGTATTCCCATAATTTTCATAAATAGTTATTATCCATTGCTTTCTATTCCTCACGTTTCGCTTAACGACAGAATGGCCGGCAGGAAGGTGACGGAGTACCTGCTTGAAATGGGACATAGGAGAATCGGTGGTATCTTCAAGCTGGATGACGGGCAGGGGCATATGCGGTATGCCGGTTATCTGGAGGCTATGCAGAGTGCGGGCATGGAAGTGGAGGATTCTCACGTTGTCTGGATAGACACGGAGGATATCAAGCATCTGGAGAAGAAAAAAGGAACTATTCTGGAGCGCCTGGGCGGCTGCAGCGCAGTGGTCTGCTATAATGACCAGGTGGCCTTCGAACTGCTGGGGATGCTGGCAGATGCGGGTCTGAAGGTTCCGGAGGATATTTCTGTTGTAAGCATCGACGATTCGGAGCTGGCCGTTTTGGGAGACGTGGCTCTTACCTCGGTTCCTCACCCCATGGACAAATTAGGAGAAAAAGCAGCTAATAATCTGCTGCGGATGATAGAGAATCCCTCTTACGACGGCACATACGAGTTCGATGCAGAAATTGTGTGCCGGGACTCAGTGAAGAAAATAGTTTGA
- a CDS encoding response regulator codes for MLKVFLVEDEIVMREGIKNNIPWEEEGFYFVGEASDGELAYPMIRKLCPDIIITDIKMPFMDGLELSRLVKKDFPDVSIIILSGYDEFEYAKEAIRIGVTEYLVKPVSSAKLLEAVKEIGSRIEKENEKKKYLEQFKKEMKEMELHEKEKFLHEILSGRSPMTELLEKGKKLNIHLAAGVYDVVLFMMRQSEEMECTCSKELPVAWDAVMELAERTENIYMFNRGIDGVEFLILDENEKRMGEKREDFLKELAGIVSKSGELQYFVGVGNVVNRLREVHESYESASKAFSYRYLISCNRIVYAEHMEEMRVGIGESEDTDIDLKELDFGKIDRKIIKNFLTKGLLEEVSHFIEDYFSSLGSGNVESMLFRQYITTDMYFGTVAFVEELGYDADNVIEVFGDFKTISEVLPSVEKTKEYLKNMIGEAMNLRDQISVKKYGSLIDDAKAYIERNYDSEDISLNSVATHVNISSSHFSSIFSGEEGQTFIEYLTGLRMDKAKELLMCSSMKSSEIGYAVGYKDPHYFSYLFKKTQNCTPKEYRMRGKAGNADNAGMEEA; via the coding sequence ATGTTAAAGGTTTTTCTGGTAGAGGATGAAATCGTAATGAGGGAGGGGATCAAGAACAATATTCCCTGGGAGGAGGAAGGCTTCTATTTCGTGGGCGAGGCCAGCGACGGCGAGCTGGCATACCCGATGATCAGGAAACTTTGTCCGGATATAATCATTACGGACATTAAGATGCCTTTCATGGACGGATTGGAGTTAAGCCGTCTGGTAAAGAAAGACTTTCCGGACGTGAGCATCATTATTTTGAGCGGTTACGATGAATTCGAATACGCGAAGGAAGCCATAAGAATAGGCGTTACGGAATATTTAGTAAAACCGGTTTCTTCGGCGAAGCTTTTAGAAGCTGTGAAGGAGATCGGCAGCCGTATCGAAAAGGAGAACGAGAAGAAAAAATACTTGGAGCAGTTCAAAAAGGAAATGAAGGAAATGGAGCTGCATGAAAAAGAGAAATTCCTGCATGAGATATTGTCTGGCAGAAGTCCTATGACGGAACTTCTGGAAAAGGGTAAAAAGCTGAACATACACTTGGCGGCGGGAGTTTATGATGTGGTACTTTTCATGATGCGCCAGTCGGAAGAGATGGAATGTACCTGCTCCAAGGAGCTTCCGGTAGCCTGGGACGCTGTTATGGAGCTGGCGGAACGGACGGAGAATATCTATATGTTCAACAGAGGGATAGATGGCGTGGAGTTCCTGATTCTGGACGAGAATGAAAAGAGGATGGGGGAAAAACGGGAAGATTTCCTGAAGGAACTGGCAGGCATTGTATCGAAGTCCGGAGAGCTTCAGTATTTCGTTGGGGTGGGCAATGTGGTCAACCGGCTCAGGGAGGTTCATGAATCCTATGAAAGCGCCAGCAAAGCCTTTTCCTATCGTTATCTGATTTCCTGCAACCGCATCGTATATGCGGAGCACATGGAAGAAATGCGCGTGGGAATCGGGGAGAGCGAGGATACGGACATCGATTTGAAAGAACTGGACTTCGGCAAAATTGATCGAAAGATCATAAAGAATTTTCTCACCAAAGGGCTTTTGGAGGAGGTTTCCCACTTCATCGAGGACTATTTTTCCAGCTTGGGAAGCGGCAATGTGGAATCGATGCTGTTTCGCCAATATATAACTACTGATATGTACTTTGGCACAGTGGCATTCGTGGAGGAGCTGGGATATGACGCCGATAATGTCATAGAGGTATTTGGAGATTTCAAGACGATTTCGGAGGTTCTTCCTTCTGTTGAGAAGACGAAGGAATATTTGAAGAACATGATTGGGGAAGCTATGAATCTAAGGGACCAGATATCCGTGAAGAAATACGGCAGTCTCATCGACGATGCCAAGGCGTATATCGAACGTAATTATGATTCTGAGGACATTTCCCTTAACAGTGTGGCTACTCATGTGAATATCAGCTCCAGCCATTTCAGCAGTATATTCAGTGGGGAGGAAGGTCAGACTTTCATTGAATATCTGACAGGGCTTCGCATGGACAAAGCGAAAGAGCTTCTTATGTGTTCCAGCATGAAAAGCTCTGAAATCGGCTATGCGGTAGGATATAAAGATCCCCATTATTTCAGCTATCTCTTTAAGAAAACACAGAATTGCACGCCGAAGGAATACCGAATGAGAGGCAAGGCGGGCAATGCCGACAATGCGGGTATGGAGGAAGCATGA
- the mmsB gene encoding multiple monosaccharide ABC transporter permease, which translates to MEKKQTVNLDMKQYGMVLALIAVFIIFAVLTGGKNMSPANINNLIMQNGYIVILAVGMLLCVLTGNIDLGVGSIVALSGAAVGILMVDFKMNMAVAILAALVIGIISGMFAGFFIAKLKIPPFVVTLATMLMGRGLTYTLLKAQTKGPLPTDYTYIGAGFLPTIKVPFGGKEIDLVCIIVALAASLLIIFSELKNIRTRKKYGFAVSPAWQIVLKEAVILLVVWFFFYKLASYNGIPFVLIIMAILVGVYHFLTSRTVAGRQIYALGGNAKAAQLSGINTEKVFFWVYTNMGMLSAVAGIVLSARNASATPKAGDGFELDAIASCYIGGAAAAGGVGTIIGAVVGAFIMGILNNGMSLYGWSTDIQKIVKGAVLLGAVTVDILSKRKKG; encoded by the coding sequence ATGGAAAAGAAGCAAACTGTAAATTTGGATATGAAGCAGTACGGTATGGTACTTGCTCTTATCGCGGTATTTATAATCTTTGCCGTCTTGACGGGAGGAAAAAATATGTCTCCTGCCAATATTAACAACCTGATTATGCAAAATGGTTATATTGTCATTTTGGCAGTGGGTATGTTATTATGTGTTTTGACAGGTAACATCGACTTAGGTGTAGGATCTATCGTTGCCTTGAGCGGTGCGGCAGTTGGAATTTTGATGGTAGATTTCAAGATGAATATGGCGGTCGCGATCTTGGCAGCACTGGTGATCGGCATCATTTCCGGTATGTTCGCAGGATTCTTCATTGCGAAGCTTAAGATTCCGCCCTTCGTTGTAACCTTGGCAACTATGCTGATGGGGCGCGGTCTTACCTATACATTGTTAAAAGCACAGACAAAGGGACCATTGCCAACAGATTATACATACATCGGCGCCGGCTTCCTTCCGACGATAAAGGTGCCCTTCGGAGGCAAAGAAATCGATTTGGTCTGCATCATTGTAGCGTTAGCGGCATCCTTGCTCATCATATTTTCTGAGCTTAAAAATATTAGAACGAGGAAAAAGTACGGTTTTGCTGTTAGCCCAGCCTGGCAGATCGTATTGAAGGAGGCTGTAATTCTTTTAGTTGTATGGTTCTTCTTCTATAAATTAGCGAGCTATAACGGCATTCCTTTCGTACTCATTATTATGGCCATCCTCGTTGGAGTTTACCACTTCCTTACCAGCAGAACGGTTGCGGGACGTCAGATTTATGCTTTGGGAGGGAATGCTAAGGCGGCTCAGCTGTCTGGCATCAATACGGAGAAGGTATTCTTCTGGGTATATACCAATATGGGAATGCTTTCGGCAGTAGCGGGTATCGTACTTTCTGCACGTAATGCTTCGGCGACCCCGAAGGCGGGTGACGGTTTCGAATTGGATGCTATCGCTTCATGCTACATCGGAGGCGCAGCGGCAGCAGGCGGCGTAGGTACTATTATAGGTGCGGTAGTTGGTGCGTTCATCATGGGTATCCTGAACAACGGTATGTCGTTGTACGGCTGGTCCACGGATATTCAGAAAATAGTAAAGGGCGCGGTGCTTCTTGGAGCCGTTACCGTAGATATCTTATCCAAGAGAAAAAAAGGCTGA
- the mmsA gene encoding multiple monosaccharide ABC transporter ATP-binding protein, with the protein MSDYILEMNHITKAFSGVKALDDVNLKVKRGEIHALCGENGAGKSTLMNVLSGVYPFGSYDGDIVYNNELCKFHSIRESEAKGIVIIHQELALSPYLSVAENVFLGNEQTDIKGVINWTHTRKRAHEMLEKVGLGDENINAPVNTLGVGKQQLIEIAKAMAKKVELLILDEPTAALNDEESRKLLEIMLELKKQGITCIIISHKLNEIEYVSDAITIIRDGHTIETLEKGKDEFSEDRVIKGMVGRELTNRYPVREEVDIGEIIFEVKNWNVYHPDDVQRQMIKDVSLHVRAGEVVGLAGLMGAGRTELAMSIFGRSYGQKISGTIFINGKEVTLKSVKDAIDNKLAYVSEDRKNYGLVLIDDIKRNMTMAALRNFFSKKGVVNSNDEIIAAEEYKKKINVKTNSINQTVSSLSGGNQQKVVLAKWMLTQPDILILDEPTRGIDVGAKYEIYCIINELAKEGKAVIVISSEMPEIIGTCDRVYIINEGEIAGELTKEEISQEGIMQRIMAHNRKGEN; encoded by the coding sequence ATGTCTGATTATATATTGGAAATGAATCACATAACAAAGGCTTTTTCGGGAGTAAAGGCTTTGGATGATGTCAATTTGAAAGTGAAGCGAGGAGAAATCCATGCGTTATGCGGAGAAAATGGGGCCGGTAAATCGACATTGATGAACGTTCTGTCGGGAGTTTACCCTTTCGGCTCCTATGACGGCGATATTGTATATAATAACGAATTATGTAAATTCCACAGTATTAGAGAAAGCGAAGCAAAGGGTATAGTTATCATCCATCAGGAACTTGCGCTAAGTCCCTACCTTTCTGTTGCGGAGAATGTATTTCTGGGAAATGAGCAGACCGACATAAAAGGTGTCATAAATTGGACGCATACGAGAAAGAGAGCTCATGAGATGTTAGAAAAGGTGGGGCTGGGAGATGAGAACATTAATGCCCCGGTGAATACCTTGGGAGTGGGCAAGCAGCAGCTCATAGAAATCGCCAAAGCGATGGCGAAGAAGGTGGAGCTTTTAATTTTGGATGAGCCTACGGCAGCGCTGAACGATGAAGAAAGCCGGAAGCTTTTGGAAATCATGCTGGAGCTTAAGAAGCAGGGGATTACCTGTATTATCATATCTCATAAGCTGAACGAGATCGAATATGTATCCGATGCCATTACCATAATCCGTGACGGACATACGATAGAGACTCTGGAAAAAGGGAAGGACGAATTCTCCGAGGACAGAGTGATTAAGGGAATGGTAGGGCGTGAGCTCACCAACCGCTATCCGGTGAGGGAGGAAGTGGACATTGGAGAGATAATATTCGAGGTAAAGAACTGGAACGTATATCATCCGGACGATGTGCAGAGACAGATGATCAAGGACGTCAGCCTTCACGTAAGAGCAGGTGAGGTAGTGGGTCTGGCAGGACTTATGGGGGCCGGACGAACGGAGCTGGCGATGAGCATCTTCGGAAGGTCTTACGGGCAGAAGATTTCGGGTACCATTTTCATCAATGGTAAGGAAGTGACGCTTAAGTCGGTAAAGGATGCCATTGACAACAAGTTGGCCTACGTATCAGAGGACCGGAAGAATTACGGCTTAGTTCTGATCGATGACATCAAAAGAAATATGACGATGGCAGCGCTTAGAAACTTTTTCTCTAAGAAGGGTGTTGTAAACAGCAATGATGAAATTATTGCCGCAGAAGAATACAAAAAAAAGATAAATGTAAAAACAAATTCCATTAACCAAACGGTTAGTTCGCTTTCCGGTGGCAACCAGCAAAAGGTTGTTCTCGCGAAATGGATGCTGACCCAGCCCGATATACTGATTCTTGACGAACCCACAAGAGGTATCGATGTCGGTGCGAAATACGAAATTTACTGCATTATTAACGAGCTGGCAAAAGAAGGTAAGGCAGTAATCGTTATTTCTTCGGAAATGCCTGAAATTATAGGGACTTGCGATCGTGTATACATAATTAACGAAGGCGAGATAGCGGGCGAGCTGACAAAAGAAGAAATATCACAGGAAGGAATTATGCAGCGTATTATGGCACATAACAGAAAGGGTGAAAACTAA